One window of the Candidatus Saccharibacteria bacterium genome contains the following:
- a CDS encoding glycosyltransferase family 4 protein, which yields MKIVIDARELRTTTGRYIERLLHYLQEVDTVNTYSVLIKPEDAPGWTPSNSRFTKIVCPHKEFTLAEQVGLLHQIAQLHPDVVHFPMVQQPAFYRGTVVTTMNDLTTTRFRNPAKNALVFWLKQRVYVWLNKRVAKKSAALISYSEFVRDDVAAFAHVSPNKFTIIPLAADAIRENAEPLAALKNKRYIMYTGKPMPHKNLGRLIDAFVVLQKTYPELMLVLAGKKDANYARHEERVLREGIQNVIFTGFVSEGQLRWLYENCAAYVFPSLSEGFGLPGLEAMVHGAPVVSSNATCLPEVYGEAAHYFDPLDTSDMAAKIGEVLYDEALRSNLIKKGREQAATYSWRRTAEQTLEVYEKALGN from the coding sequence ATGAAAATAGTAATAGATGCCCGTGAGTTACGAACAACAACGGGGCGATATATAGAAAGGCTGCTTCATTACCTACAGGAAGTTGATACTGTCAATACATATAGCGTGCTCATTAAGCCGGAAGATGCACCGGGCTGGACCCCAAGCAACTCTCGGTTTACAAAAATTGTGTGCCCGCACAAAGAATTCACACTTGCCGAGCAAGTCGGGTTGCTTCATCAAATTGCCCAACTACACCCCGATGTTGTTCATTTTCCCATGGTTCAGCAGCCAGCCTTCTACCGTGGCACCGTTGTTACCACCATGAATGACCTCACGACCACCCGGTTCCGCAACCCCGCCAAAAATGCGTTGGTGTTTTGGCTCAAGCAACGCGTCTACGTATGGCTCAATAAGCGCGTGGCAAAAAAATCCGCTGCCCTTATTTCTTACAGCGAGTTTGTGCGTGATGATGTGGCAGCTTTTGCCCATGTTTCGCCAAACAAATTTACCATTATTCCACTCGCCGCCGACGCAATTCGTGAAAATGCAGAGCCGCTGGCCGCTCTAAAAAACAAACGATACATAATGTACACGGGCAAGCCCATGCCACACAAAAATTTGGGGCGATTAATTGATGCGTTTGTGGTGCTGCAAAAAACATACCCTGAGCTTATGCTAGTTCTCGCGGGTAAGAAAGATGCGAACTATGCGCGACACGAAGAGCGAGTGCTGCGTGAGGGCATACAAAACGTGATATTTACCGGTTTTGTGAGCGAGGGACAGCTTCGCTGGCTGTATGAAAACTGTGCTGCGTATGTCTTTCCGAGCTTGAGCGAGGGATTTGGGTTACCAGGACTGGAGGCAATGGTTCACGGTGCGCCCGTGGTTAGCAGTAACGCAACGTGTTTGCCGGAAGTGTACGGCGAGGCGGCACACTATTTTGACCCCCTAGATACTAGCGACATGGCCGCCAAGATTGGCGAGGTGCTGTACGACGAAGCGCTTCGAAGCAATTTGATTAAAAAGGGCAGAGAACAAGCGGCAACATACTCCTGGCGCCGCACCGCGGAACAAACCCTAGAAGTCTACGAAAAGGCACTCGGGAATTAG
- the gmd gene encoding GDP-mannose 4,6-dehydratase: MAKKALITGIAGQDGGHLAKLLHEKGYEVYGVVRGQMEASHPRYKALKEEMPYAELVMADLLDLSALTRAVQTIRPDEVYNLAAISHVGYSFRDPILTCDVTGKGVLNMLEAIRLSGLEKTTRFYQASTSEMFGGLDYNRPGKGYDEDSAFHPRSPYGVAKLYGHWITKNYRESYGMHASCGILFNHEGDRRGPEFVTRKISQAVARIKTGGQEFIELGNLDSKRDWGYAGDYVEGMWRMLQQDAPDDYVLATGETHTIREFCELAFAEVGIDITWRGEAEKTEGVDQNGVVRVRVNPEFYRPAEVDILLGNPAKAETVLGWKRAVDFPGLVRLMVTHDLQA; encoded by the coding sequence ATGGCGAAAAAAGCGCTCATTACTGGCATAGCAGGACAAGACGGCGGGCATCTTGCAAAATTGCTGCACGAAAAAGGCTATGAAGTATACGGCGTTGTTCGAGGCCAAATGGAAGCAAGCCACCCGCGGTACAAAGCGCTGAAAGAGGAGATGCCCTACGCCGAACTTGTTATGGCAGACCTCCTTGATCTTTCTGCGCTGACACGTGCCGTGCAGACGATTCGCCCGGACGAAGTGTACAACCTAGCGGCCATCAGTCACGTGGGCTATTCATTCCGCGATCCAATTCTGACATGTGATGTCACCGGTAAGGGGGTTCTAAACATGCTTGAGGCAATCCGCCTGAGTGGCCTAGAAAAAACCACCCGTTTTTACCAAGCATCGACCTCTGAAATGTTTGGCGGTCTCGACTACAACCGTCCTGGGAAGGGCTACGATGAAGACTCTGCTTTTCACCCACGAAGCCCCTATGGTGTTGCGAAGCTGTATGGTCACTGGATAACCAAAAACTACCGTGAAAGTTACGGCATGCACGCGAGCTGCGGCATCTTGTTTAATCACGAAGGCGACCGCCGCGGCCCAGAGTTTGTGACGCGCAAGATTAGCCAGGCAGTTGCCCGCATAAAGACTGGCGGCCAAGAGTTCATTGAACTGGGGAATCTAGATAGCAAGCGTGACTGGGGCTACGCTGGTGATTACGTAGAAGGTATGTGGCGCATGCTGCAGCAGGATGCACCAGATGACTACGTGCTTGCTACCGGAGAAACCCACACCATTCGTGAGTTTTGCGAGCTCGCCTTTGCAGAAGTGGGCATAGATATTACGTGGCGAGGTGAGGCAGAAAAAACCGAAGGCGTTGACCAGAATGGTGTTGTCCGGGTAAGGGTAAACCCAGAATTTTACCGGCCGGCCGAGGTAGATATTTTACTCGGTAACCCAGCAAAAGCCGAAACAGTTCTAGGCTGGAAGCGCGCTGTTGATTTCCCGGGTCTTGTGCGACTAATGGTTACCCACGACCTTCAGGCCTAG
- a CDS encoding acyltransferase, producing MESVSQLWFKRSATQSDEKTSTNTKKITALDSVRGIAAFSVILWHFASIFFPAAIGAGSAYAHSSYDFWFYHSPLASLFSGSLAVSLFFILSGFVLSLRFFENKQSSLFTASFKRYFRLMPVAFFSIIMSYAILSLGYYTNSTDSAILHSPWTGNTYFSFSPSFIGAIWQGLIGAFTLQAEASSTYNPVLWTIYYELLGSFIIFGLASMCRGMRRRWLLYSIAIAAFIHTYFVGFIAGMILADIFATFPAIFRKIAMLPWPYKICSLLLAFAIGSYPSIVGLEGSNLGKYWQMLTLSNGDLLLSRTILQLIAGVIIIILVLSWDRLRRLLENPVASWLGNISYTVYAVHLILLYSLTTTVFVYFRNHLEYMPSAFLSLLTTLPVILFVAHFMHIYIERPSIALANRIGEWAKK from the coding sequence ATGGAGTCAGTCTCCCAGCTTTGGTTTAAAAGAAGCGCCACACAGTCCGACGAAAAAACATCAACAAATACGAAAAAAATTACCGCACTGGATAGCGTCAGAGGTATCGCGGCGTTCAGCGTCATTTTATGGCATTTCGCCAGTATATTTTTTCCTGCTGCAATCGGAGCAGGATCCGCATACGCACACAGTTCTTACGACTTCTGGTTTTATCACTCACCACTGGCCTCATTATTTTCCGGCAGCTTAGCTGTTTCGCTTTTCTTTATCCTTAGCGGATTCGTTCTCAGCCTTCGTTTTTTTGAGAATAAACAGTCTTCGTTATTCACAGCTTCTTTCAAGCGCTATTTTCGTCTTATGCCCGTTGCATTCTTCTCGATTATTATGAGCTACGCGATTTTGTCGCTCGGATATTACACGAACTCCACAGACAGCGCCATACTACACTCACCCTGGACGGGAAATACGTACTTTTCTTTTTCGCCAAGTTTTATCGGAGCTATTTGGCAAGGACTCATTGGCGCGTTCACATTACAGGCAGAGGCAAGTTCTACGTATAATCCCGTGCTTTGGACTATCTACTATGAGCTACTTGGGTCTTTCATCATATTTGGGCTCGCTTCAATGTGCAGGGGAATGCGAAGGCGATGGCTATTGTACAGCATCGCCATAGCAGCTTTTATCCATACGTACTTCGTTGGTTTTATTGCTGGAATGATCCTTGCCGATATATTTGCCACTTTTCCGGCAATATTCAGAAAAATTGCGATGCTGCCTTGGCCGTATAAAATATGTTCTCTTCTGTTGGCTTTTGCTATCGGTTCATACCCTTCAATTGTAGGGCTTGAGGGATCAAATTTGGGAAAATATTGGCAAATGCTCACCCTGAGTAACGGCGACCTTCTGCTATCCCGCACCATACTTCAGCTCATCGCTGGCGTGATTATCATTATTCTTGTGTTGAGCTGGGATAGACTACGGCGACTGCTCGAAAACCCTGTTGCTTCGTGGCTCGGCAATATATCTTACACCGTTTACGCAGTTCACCTCATTTTACTTTATAGCCTAACGACGACTGTTTTCGTCTATTTCCGAAATCACCTTGAGTACATGCCTTCAGCATTTCTCTCGTTACTCACAACCCTTCCCGTTATTCTTTTCGTTGCACATTTTATGCACATTTACATCGAGCGTCCCTCGATAGCACTTGCAAACCGTATTGGTGAATGGGCCAAGAAGTGA
- a CDS encoding GDP-mannose 4,6-dehydratase: MSKVLVTGANGFVGNHLVKELADAGYEVVGVGGPKLPGMKDPLGLTDYIVADLNNPEEVAKINFQGVTGVIHLAGLAAVGPSFEQPLQYVAVNIGMEVNLFEEATRQNVKPKFIIISSGALYDPNAEMPIYEDSTVLANSPYAVSKIGQEEMGKYYKTRGFEVVIARPFNHIGPGQNLGFIVPDLAKQVIDIERGGADKILVGNLEAKRDYTDVRDIARAYRLLLEKGRSGETYNICSGTSRSGQEMLDLIVSKSSTAVTVEQDPARMRPSDTPDIYGSHEKLTTDTGWQPEIPLETTIADVIADWRNRDSS; the protein is encoded by the coding sequence ATGAGTAAGGTGTTAGTAACAGGTGCAAATGGATTCGTAGGCAACCACCTTGTAAAGGAGCTGGCAGATGCTGGCTATGAAGTTGTAGGGGTCGGTGGCCCGAAACTACCCGGTATGAAAGACCCCCTGGGCCTTACCGATTACATCGTTGCGGACCTAAACAATCCCGAAGAAGTTGCAAAGATTAATTTTCAAGGGGTAACCGGTGTTATTCATCTCGCTGGGCTTGCTGCAGTCGGACCATCTTTTGAACAGCCGCTTCAGTATGTGGCTGTTAACATAGGGATGGAAGTAAACCTATTTGAAGAAGCCACCCGTCAAAACGTAAAACCAAAGTTTATCATCATTAGTAGCGGCGCGTTGTATGACCCAAATGCAGAAATGCCTATTTATGAAGACTCGACAGTGCTTGCCAATTCCCCCTATGCTGTCAGCAAAATTGGTCAAGAAGAAATGGGCAAATACTACAAAACGCGTGGCTTTGAAGTAGTTATTGCCCGGCCATTTAACCACATAGGGCCGGGTCAAAACCTCGGATTTATCGTTCCAGACCTAGCAAAACAGGTGATTGACATTGAACGCGGCGGCGCAGACAAAATTCTTGTGGGTAACTTGGAGGCAAAGCGTGATTATACAGACGTACGGGATATTGCTCGGGCGTACAGATTACTGCTCGAGAAGGGTCGCTCCGGGGAAACATATAACATATGCTCCGGCACAAGTCGCAGCGGACAGGAAATGCTAGACCTCATCGTCTCAAAATCAAGCACAGCCGTAACAGTCGAACAAGACCCCGCCCGTATGCGGCCGTCCGACACGCCCGACATATATGGCAGTCACGAAAAGCTTACTACCGATACCGGCTGGCAGCCAGAAATACCACTCGAAACGACCATCGCTGATGTCATCGCCGACTGGCGCAACAGGGATAGCAGTTAG
- a CDS encoding glycosyltransferase family 4 protein, translating to MAIKPSKRSIVYFDAQVLLGEKTGVGYFCHTLIAQLAAVMPETRFVGHAYDFMLRSKADLPKASNISYVRNPFLPIQFVNLLRRFRVEIPLELRIFRRAAMALHLNYLSVPSLFRTPAIGFIYDMCFVDHPEFVSKKNRQDLTRFVPDTLRRCSHIVTISNFTAERLRNNYPTYSNDMIILPIPPAPAADITATLSDRLIDLGVRSKKYVLYIGTLEPRKNIVGLVRAYKCLSEKIRAEYSLVLAGGKGWNDEDTQATIQEAEDAGLQVIRTGYVSQFEKIALYRHAACFVLPSHYEGFGMPIFEAMQQNIPVAVTDIPVFHEVAGDAAIYFKQTDPTDITKILTKLLADDALRQTLIQKGQERLTGFSWSANIRTMQSLLDSMLRTR from the coding sequence ATGGCAATAAAGCCTAGCAAAAGATCAATCGTGTATTTCGATGCCCAGGTACTTCTGGGCGAGAAGACCGGAGTAGGGTATTTTTGCCATACACTGATCGCACAGCTAGCGGCCGTCATGCCAGAGACTAGATTCGTCGGGCATGCGTACGACTTTATGCTTAGGTCAAAAGCAGACTTGCCGAAAGCGTCAAACATATCGTATGTACGTAACCCTTTCCTACCCATCCAGTTTGTGAATCTGCTCCGGCGATTCCGGGTCGAAATACCGCTGGAGCTACGGATATTTAGGCGGGCTGCTATGGCACTACACCTGAACTACCTCAGTGTGCCATCACTCTTTCGGACTCCTGCGATTGGCTTCATATATGACATGTGTTTTGTCGACCACCCAGAGTTCGTCTCGAAAAAGAACCGGCAGGACCTTACACGTTTCGTCCCAGATACTCTGCGGCGATGTAGCCATATCGTGACCATATCGAATTTCACGGCGGAGCGGTTACGGAACAATTACCCGACATATAGCAATGATATGATCATTCTCCCAATCCCGCCCGCGCCGGCCGCCGACATCACTGCGACGCTTTCCGACCGGCTCATAGATCTTGGCGTACGTTCCAAGAAATACGTGTTGTACATCGGTACGCTGGAACCGAGGAAGAACATTGTCGGACTCGTACGGGCTTATAAGTGCCTTTCTGAAAAGATACGTGCTGAATATTCACTAGTCCTGGCTGGCGGCAAGGGGTGGAACGATGAAGATACTCAGGCAACGATACAAGAAGCCGAAGACGCCGGCCTACAAGTGATACGAACCGGCTATGTCAGTCAGTTTGAAAAAATTGCGCTCTATCGGCATGCCGCGTGCTTCGTGCTCCCTTCACATTACGAGGGCTTCGGTATGCCGATTTTTGAGGCTATGCAGCAAAATATTCCTGTTGCAGTTACTGACATTCCTGTTTTCCATGAGGTCGCTGGAGACGCAGCAATCTATTTCAAGCAGACCGACCCAACAGATATAACAAAGATCCTTACCAAACTTCTCGCCGATGACGCACTTCGCCAAACACTGATCCAAAAAGGCCAGGAACGGCTTACCGGCTTTAGCTGGAGTGCAAATATACGCACAATGCAGAGCCTACTTGACTCTATGTTGCGAACTCGGTAA
- a CDS encoding glycosyltransferase family 4 protein, protein MKIGIDLRPMQGETRFRGIGKTEEFFMSALSRLPERSLHHFTFYVDADIPQPEITTLFPDSIVRTIKSPKLGRKRYFRSFLPSFSVAQPSPDDIDVFLQFDAALGVPRSVLTVVIFYDLIPLLFRDIEKKSSKNIRPFRRLKDGLARHMYWQKYLRFIHSFQKADHLLAISESSKKDLLRYLPSISASRVTVVPLGVDHSFFVSSGKPSDRVRELALKPYILYVGGIDTRKNVAELVKVLYALKPAHPELRLIVVGKEFSLEDQLADRGWYAELHNNEAYAKDVLSTGFVTHNDLLYLYRRAQCFVFPSLYEGFGLPILEAMAAGCPVVAYDTSSIPEVAGDACILVEQDNNLSAAAERVLNNNTLRQDLIQRGKEHAARFTWDKTAKMILEKVVEHGNKA, encoded by the coding sequence ATGAAGATAGGCATTGATCTGCGCCCCATGCAGGGTGAGACCCGTTTCCGAGGGATAGGCAAAACTGAGGAGTTCTTTATGAGCGCACTGAGCCGCCTGCCGGAAAGGTCATTGCACCATTTTACCTTTTACGTGGATGCGGATATACCTCAGCCAGAAATCACCACCCTATTCCCTGACTCAATTGTACGGACCATAAAAAGCCCTAAACTGGGCCGCAAACGGTACTTTCGTTCTTTTCTGCCCTCCTTCAGCGTAGCTCAACCAAGCCCTGATGATATAGATGTATTTTTACAGTTCGATGCGGCTCTGGGCGTCCCCCGAAGCGTGTTGACTGTGGTCATATTCTACGACCTTATCCCGCTTTTGTTCCGCGATATAGAAAAAAAATCCTCGAAAAATATTCGGCCTTTCAGGCGCTTGAAAGATGGTTTGGCGCGACATATGTATTGGCAAAAGTATCTCCGATTCATACACTCATTCCAAAAAGCTGACCACTTACTTGCTATATCAGAAAGTTCAAAAAAGGACCTGCTGCGTTACTTGCCGTCCATCTCAGCCTCACGAGTTACGGTCGTTCCGCTTGGAGTTGATCACTCTTTCTTTGTCTCAAGCGGCAAACCATCAGATAGAGTGCGCGAGTTAGCTTTAAAACCGTACATTTTATACGTAGGGGGCATAGATACCCGCAAGAATGTGGCTGAACTTGTGAAAGTACTTTACGCATTGAAACCTGCACACCCGGAGCTTCGCCTTATTGTAGTCGGCAAGGAATTCTCGCTCGAGGATCAGCTGGCAGATCGAGGTTGGTACGCGGAATTACACAACAATGAGGCATATGCTAAAGACGTCCTGAGCACCGGTTTTGTGACACACAATGACTTACTATATCTATATAGACGGGCCCAGTGCTTCGTCTTCCCAAGCCTCTATGAAGGCTTCGGCTTACCCATACTGGAGGCGATGGCGGCTGGTTGTCCAGTGGTCGCGTACGACACCTCGTCCATCCCAGAAGTAGCAGGAGATGCGTGTATCTTGGTCGAGCAGGATAACAACCTGTCCGCCGCGGCGGAAAGAGTACTAAACAATAATACCTTACGGCAAGATCTCATTCAGAGGGGCAAGGAACATGCCGCCCGTTTCACCTGGGACAAAACGGCCAAGATGATACTGGAGAAGGTAGTCGAGCATGGCAATAAAGCCTAG
- a CDS encoding ABC transporter permease produces MLGIFKKRSRALLGAMLITDFKIRYQGSALGYLWSLVRPLSLFVILYIVFAKFFKVGDNIPHFGSYLLLGVMLWNFFAEATGNALSSLVDRADLIRKVMVPRYTVILVAVLSSAINLLINLVVVGVIISFAGIDPSPWAIVLVPLLILELVGISLAFGFILSILYVRFRDIKYIWELLLQVAFYATPIIYPISKIPQKYHALISLNPIAQIIQDMRDVLVTNHTLTSWEILGKAKASLCIIAPVLLGVFAYLYFKRNIGKIAEDL; encoded by the coding sequence ATGTTGGGTATATTTAAGAAACGGTCTAGGGCACTTTTGGGTGCGATGTTAATCACTGACTTCAAGATAAGATATCAGGGGTCTGCACTTGGTTACCTATGGTCGTTGGTAAGACCTCTTAGTCTTTTCGTAATACTCTACATCGTTTTTGCAAAATTCTTTAAGGTAGGCGACAATATTCCTCACTTTGGCTCGTACTTGCTGCTTGGGGTTATGTTATGGAACTTTTTTGCCGAGGCAACTGGAAATGCTCTAAGTTCACTCGTGGACAGGGCAGACTTGATCAGGAAAGTTATGGTTCCGCGTTATACCGTAATACTTGTAGCCGTACTATCATCAGCGATCAACCTCCTCATCAATCTTGTGGTGGTAGGCGTTATTATCTCTTTTGCAGGAATCGACCCGAGCCCTTGGGCTATTGTGCTGGTGCCGCTTCTGATACTTGAACTTGTCGGTATAAGCCTTGCTTTCGGTTTTATTCTGTCGATACTATATGTCCGATTCAGGGATATAAAGTATATATGGGAGCTCCTGCTGCAGGTTGCATTCTATGCTACCCCGATAATTTACCCCATATCGAAGATTCCGCAAAAATATCACGCCCTCATATCGCTGAACCCTATCGCGCAAATCATCCAGGATATGCGTGATGTTCTCGTGACGAATCATACGCTGACGAGTTGGGAAATACTCGGTAAGGCGAAAGCGTCGCTATGTATTATTGCGCCCGTTCTGCTGGGGGTATTTGCATACCTGTATTTTAAGAGAAACATCGGAAAGATAGCTGAAGACTTATGA